A DNA window from Ranitomeya imitator isolate aRanImi1 chromosome 2, aRanImi1.pri, whole genome shotgun sequence contains the following coding sequences:
- the LOC138661940 gene encoding uncharacterized protein, with protein MLERRSKRKRRMWTREWLQKRSDLSHMQLVRELQDKNPHDFRNYLRMSEESFKHLLERITPLIQRKDTAMRAAIPADERLAVTLRFLATGRSLQDLHFSSAISRTLLSVLIPETCDAIFHSLRSYMQFPNTEEEWKKIASDFEQLWQFPNCGGALDGKHVRITQPPNSGSYFFNYKGYFSIILMALVNANYEFINVDVGMNGRVSDGGDLEHTLFGERLNNCELHLPPNSETRGNLNFVFVGDEAFPLHPNLIKPFPQKSLTEERRIFNYRLSRARRVVENAFGIMANRFRVFHTPINMKLESIDFVVLACCVLHNFLRRRDALAYSPPGFMDSVGLVNGEVQLGEWRANDLAIAGLQPLVPGRNTHDAKTCRDNYCQYFNGPGAVTWQHQNL; from the coding sequence ATGCTAGAGAGGCGTTCCAAACGAAAGCGTCGCATGTGGACCAGAGAATGGCTGCAGAAGAGGTCTGATTTGTCCCACATGCAACTTGTAAGAGAGCTTCAGGATAAGAATCCTCATGATTTCCGCAACTATCTGCGGATGTCTGAGGAATCCTTCAAACATTTACTGGAAAGAATTACTCCACTGATTCAACGGAAGGATACAGCGATGCGTGCTGCCATCCCGGCAGATGAAAGATTGGCAGTCACGCTGCGATTCCTGGCCACCGGGCGCTCGCTACAAGACTTGCATTTTTCTTCAGCCATTTCAAGGACCCTGCTCAGCGTTCTAATTCCAGAGACATGTGATGCGATTTTCCACAGTCTACGTAGCTACATGCAGTTTCCCAACACGGAGGAGGAATGGAAAAAGATTGCCTCCGATTTTGAGCAGCTTTGGCAGTTCCCTaactgtggtggggctttggacgggaaacatgtccggatcactcaaccaccgaacagcggatcctacttctttaattataaggggtatttcagcatcatcctgatggcccttgttaacgcgaattacgaatttataaatgtagatgttggcatgaacggaagggtttccgatggtggtgatttagagcacacactctttggagagcgtttgaacaactgtgaacttcacttgcctcccaactctgagactagaggcaaccttaattttgtttttgtcggtgatgaggccttcccgctTCATCCTAATCTTATCAAACCGTTCCCCCAAAAAAGTCTAACAGAGGAAAGAAGAATTTTCAATTACCGCTTGTCAAGGGCACGTCGGGTTGTAGAAAATGCATTCGGTATCATGGCTAATCGCTTCAGAGTTTTCCACACGCCTATTAACATGAAGCTTGAATCGATAGACTTTGTTGTTTTGGCTTGTTGTGTGCTTCACAACTTCCTTCGCCGTCGCGATGCTTTGGCGTACAGTCCACCTGGCTTCATGGACTCTGTGGGCCTAGTAAATGGGGAAGTGCAGCTCGGTGAATGGCGCGCAAATGATCTCGCAATTGCAGGCCTTCAACCATTGGTACCTGGCAGAAACACCCACGATGCGAAGACCTGCCGAGACAACTACTGCCAATATTTTAACGGTCCTGGTGCTGTTACTTGGCAGCATCAGAACTTATAG